Part of the Desulfatiglans anilini DSM 4660 genome is shown below.
CACTCATGGAAAGGATCCTATACCCCAGCCGTTTCAGTTCCCGCGCCACAATGGCCTCGGGGGGAAGAACCCCTCCCAGATACCCCTGCAATTTCCCGAGCTCCGTTGCGCGGCCCGTGGCGGATATGACCGCGCGTCCCCATCCTGCTACGACCAAAGTCCCCCGGTACACCATGTTGCTGCGCTCTGAGATCCGCAGCTCCTGACCGGAAAGGGCAGTTGTCTGCTTGGCCACGGGAATGCTTTCACCTGTCAAGGAGGCTTCATCCAGATAAAGATTATGCGCCTCGATCACCCTGCCATCCGCGGGAATTCGACTTCCCGGGGTCAAATCTACGACATCCCCTGGTACCACGTTCTCAAAGGGAGTCTGCAATAGGCCCCCGCTGCGCAACACGCAGGCGTTAAGCCTTATGTTCATCCGGGTTGCTTCGAGATCCCGGTCGGCCTTACGCTCGGCATAGAAACCGACCGCTGCATTGATCAACACCACAGCCAGGGCCACGAACCCTTCGATGATCCGGCCGGTGAAAATAGCGAGTGTTGCGGCCATTCCCGCCAAAGACATCGGCACCGGGGAAAATTGATCCTTCATAACACGGTACGCTGACCGCGTCGCCGCACCCGGCAGGAAATTCCCCCCGTAGATTTCGAGCTTCTTGCGGGCTGCTGCAGACGACAAGCCTTTGGAGGGGGAGGATCGGAAATGGGTCAGCGTTTCGGCAGGTGTCCGGCGATGCCATGGCTCTTCAGCCTCTCTTCGCAACAGCGGCTTTCCGCGCTGTCTTGCCTTTTCAAACTGTTTTTCGTTCCTGTGCCATACCCTCGCGGCTTCAACCGAAAAACCGCAGACCTCTTCGAACTCGCCGCAAAAAGCGGCAATACGCTCCCGGACTTCGTCGACAGACCAGCGCTCGTCGAATTGGACAAGGATATTTCCAGTCCATGCACTTGCGGAAACGTTTTTTACCGGACCACAATCCAGAAGCCTGCCTTCAAGGTAAAATCCGAGTTTCTTGCATTTTTTCAGCCCAATGACCGCTATTCGCACCCTCCCAGGCAGATGATGCAGCACTCTTCCTGCAGGTTTCTTATTCGCATTCGATTCACGATGTCGAGTCAAGGCGACCTCAGATCTTTTCTACGTTCAAGGTATCGGTGCCAATGCCACCCTTACTATTTTCCGTGGTACTCGATGAAGAATCAAGGCTTATCCTCCTTCCGATCCATAACGCTTCTCATAGGAAAGTAGGCGGGACTTATTGGGTCCGGACGAGGGATACCCCGACCCGCCGAAGGTTCCAGGCCGGTTGCAATTCTCTGATGGACACAAGTGGGCGGAGAAAATTCTCGGATCGATCTGACGGCTATTCCGGCCCGAAAATGAATTCAAGGCTAATCAAAATCTAATATTCAGGGTGCACGCTTCCTGCATGGGAAAACAGGAAAGATCGTGCCAGGCGGATATCCACTGTCCCCGATGCGGGTCAAGTGCCTTGAACCGCTACGGAAGGTCTCCTCAGGGAAAAGAGAGGTATATCTGCCTTGTCTGCAACCGGCAGTTCGTCCTCTCAACGAACCGGGGGGTGACGAATGACCGTCCGCAATGCCCGCTATGCGGAAGTCCGATGCATGTCTACATGCGGGAGCCGGGATTTGTCAGGTTCCGCTGTTCGCATTATCCTGTCTGCAGAGGTTACTATAAACGTGAGGAGGGCATTCGGGAAAAATGACTTTTTGGGCGTACTGCCGCTCGCACATTGCGAGTCAAGGATCCGACCATCAAAAATCGAAAGGGACCGGTGCACAGGGGATTTTTCAACACGCGGCCAAGGGTGATGTTCGGCAGGCCCTTTTTCGGTCGGGTGGTAGAGAAGGCTCCAGGGCTAAAGGTCTTTCCTTTCGGACGGCATGGATCTGAACCTGCAGGAGCGTTGAGGTTTTTCCACGGACCGGCTTTATAGGTCCCCTTTTAAAATCTCCGCCTTGTCCGTCTTTTCCCATGGTAAATCGATATCGGTTCGGCCGAAATGGCCGTAGGCAGCAATCCGTTGATAAAATCCTTCCGGATAGGCAGTGGGCAAATGCCTCAAATTGAAGTGCCGCAAGATGCCGGCGAGCCGAAAATCGAAATTTCTCCGGACGATTTCCCCGAGGTCTTCATTTGAATATTTGCCCGTGCCAAAGGTCTCTACCTGAAGGCTTACCGGTTGAGTAATGCCGATCGAATAACTGAGTGCAACCTCACAATCCGTCGCCAGCCCGGCTGCGACAACATTCTTGGCGGCGTACCGTGCTGCATAGGCCCCGATCCGATCGATGCGCATGGGCCCCTTTCCGCTCAGGGCATTGCCGCTGTGGCGTGAAAAATTACCGTAGGTGTCAACCGCGTTCTTCCGTCCGGTCAGGCCAGAGTGATGCGAAGGGCCCCCGGTAAACACACCGTCAGGGTTGATGAACAGCTTAGTCCTACTCGAAGGTTTGATCTCTTCATCTTCAAAGCTCGGCCCGATCACACGCTCGACGATATCATCGCGCAGCCTTTTCTGGGGTGGGGATTCGACATCTCTCTGGCTGGCGGTCACAGCGATGCTGTGAATGCCGGAGGGCCGGCCGTTTTTGAATTCGACACCGATCTGGACCTTTCCATCCGGCATCAGGTAAGGCAGGTCCCGATTCGTCCTTGCACCGGTCAGGCTGTAAGCAAGCTTGTGAGCCAACACGATGGGGAGCGGCATCAGGACGGATGTTTGATCACAGGCAAAACCAAACACCGTACCCTGTTCTCCCGAGGTAATGCGATCGATTTCCGCCTCGGTAAGGGCATGCTCGTCAAAGAGGGCTTTTTTTTCGGGCGGTCGGCCTTGAGGCGCTGTCAGGATGCTGCAGGTCTTGGAATTGAAATCGGGTTGGTCATAGCCGATTCGTTTGATAACCTTGCGTGCCACGTGCGGAAGATCCACCTTGGCGCTGGTGGCGAAATGCGCCCCGATGAAAAGAATGGCGCTCGATACGGCGCACTCCGCCCTGACAAGGGCACAAGGATCCTGCATGAGGAAGTGGTCGACGATGGCGTCGCTGATCTGGTCGCAAAGTTTGTCGGGATGCCCCTCGGTCACAGATTCCGAAATGAATGTATAGTCTTTTCTCATGGCTCTTCCGCCTTCTTCCGGCCTTTGGCCGTTTCATTGACAATCAACGGGATCACCGCACTGCCCCCGACAACGGCGAGATCGGCGAGTCCCAGGGTCGCCACTCCGAGGAAATTCCTCAGAGGCGGCACGAAAAGTGTCATGGCCTGCAGGAGAAGGGACCCCCCGAGTGCAATTGCAAGATAGGGGTTTGCCGGCATCTTATCTTGTCCCGGCAGGTGACTCGATTCGGAACGGCAGCTGAGGGCGTGCAGCAGTTGGCCGATGGTCAGGCTTTGAAAAGCGAGCGAGGCGGCCCGAATACCCATGCCATATCGAAGAATTCCAAAGCCATAAGCTCCCAATGACGCTGCGCTGATCACAGCGGATTCCCGGACCATCTGTTTGAAATCGTTTCTGTCGAACAGCGGCGCCTGCGGGTCCCTGGGGGCCTGTTGCATGACATCCTGCTCGGGCGGTTCCATCGACAAGGCCAGCCCGGGAAAAATATCCGATATGACGTTGATCCAGAGCAGTTGCATCACGCTCAGGGGAAACCCGATTCCAGCGGCTACGGCCAGGAACATCACCATGATCTCGGTCAAATTCGTAGAAAGAAAAAAATGCACGGATTTTCGTATGTTACGATAGGTTGAACGGCCATCGGCAATGGCGATGACAAGCATCCTCAAATCATCACCCTCCAATACGACATCAGCCACCTCCCGTGCAACGTCCGTCCCGCTCTCACCCATGGCGATGCCAAGATCGGCGGCCTTCAACGCAGGCCCGTCATTGATGCCATCCCCGGTCATGGCCACCACGCGTCCGGCGCCCTGCAAGGCCTGGACGATCCGGAGCTTGTGGGCCGGGCTGACCCGGGAGTAGACATGCACCTTCCTTGACAGGGCCTGCATGAGCTTTGGATCGATCTTGACCAGTTCGATCGAGTCGAGAATACCCAATGGACCTTCCTCATTGAGGTTCAGCTGCTCCGCGACCGCGTAGGCCGTTGCGCTTTGATCCCCGGTAATCATGATAGTCCCGATACCGGCTCGATGAAACACTCTCATCAATTGTGCCACCCCGTCCCGGATAGGATCGGCCATCCCCACGAGACCGAGCCACACCAGACTGCCGTTTTCGGCCGGCTCCGGCGGAATACCGTCGTCATGGAGGGCATAGGCAACCCCCAGCACGCGCAACGCCTGACCGGCCATCCGTTCGTTTTCCATCTCGATCCGGCTGCGGGCGACCTCGTCCAATGGGACTATCTCTCCCCTCATGAACTGCCGGCCGCAAAGATTCAGGACCTCGGCCGGGCTTCCCTTGACCGCCAGGAGATGCCCCGCAGCCGGCTTCTTGTGGAGGGTGGTCATGTACAAGCGTTCATCCGACCGGTAGGTGATCTCGAGCAGGGCATGGTCTTGACGGAACTGGACGGGGTCAACGCCGGCAATCCAGGCTAGACGGATAAGCGCTTGCTCGGTGGGCGACCCGTTGAGTTCGAAACCGCCGGTCGACGGATCGACGGCGATCCGGGTCTCGTTGCAGAGCGTACAGATTTCGATCAGCTTCCTGAGGGCGCTCCCTTCCTGAAAATTCACTGTGCCGGTTTCCGCAGCGGGCCCTTGTTTGCGGATATGAACTTTTTCGAAGGCTGCGTAGGTTTCGGTGACGGCGATGCGGTTGAGCGTAATAGTACCCGTTTTGTCCAGACAAAGGGTCTGGATAGCCCCTAGGGTTTCCACCGCCTGCAGATGGCGGATCAGAACGCCGTGTTTCCGCATCTTGTTGATGCCCATCGCAAAATTAATGGTTGCGGCGGCAGGCAGTCCTTCCGGCACAGCGGCTGCGGCCAGCGAGACGCCCGTCCGGAGCATCTGCAGAAATCCGTAGCCTCGCAGGAAACCGATCAAAAAGACCGCGCCGCAGATCAGCCCGCAAAGAATCACCAGTTGATCGCCCATGACGCGCAGCTGTCTCTCGATCGGTGTTTCGGGCCGCTCGGTTTCATCGAGAAGGATCTGAAGACGGCCGATCTCGGTGTGGGCACCCGTAGCGACCACCACGGCAAGCCCCTCACCGCCTGTCACCAGCGTTCCCCTATAGGCCATGTTGAAACGCTCGGCCAAGGGGACACCCTCGAGGATAACGGCATCGGGCCGCTTCTGGACAGGCATGCTCTCACCGGTCAAGGCCGACTCGTCGATGCTCAGATGGGTGGCTCGGACAATGCGGCTGTCTGCCGGTACGTATGTTCCGGGTTTCAGAACCACGGCATCCCCGATCACGACCTCTTCGATGGGCACTTCGGCGGGCTTGCCTTCTCTCAAGACCGAAACGACCGGGTGTACGATCCGTTTGAGCGACGCGATGGTCTTCTCGGCCTTGCACTCGGTTACATATCCGATGATGGCATTGGCAACCGTTACGCCGGCGATCACCAGAGCGTCCAGCAGGCCTCCAGTCACCAGGGCGATGCCAGCGGCACCGCCGAGCAAGGCCACCGGGAGAGAAAGAAACTGTCCGGACAGGATATCCCACCTCGAACGCGGCTGCGATTCCGGGAGGGTGTTGGGGCCGTATAATTTCAGTCGCTGC
Proteins encoded:
- a CDS encoding IS1/IS1595 family N-terminal zinc-binding domain-containing protein gives rise to the protein MGKQERSCQADIHCPRCGSSALNRYGRSPQGKERYICLVCNRQFVLSTNRGVTNDRPQCPLCGSPMHVYMREPGFVRFRCSHYPVCRGYYKREEGIREK
- the metK gene encoding methionine adenosyltransferase, producing the protein MRKDYTFISESVTEGHPDKLCDQISDAIVDHFLMQDPCALVRAECAVSSAILFIGAHFATSAKVDLPHVARKVIKRIGYDQPDFNSKTCSILTAPQGRPPEKKALFDEHALTEAEIDRITSGEQGTVFGFACDQTSVLMPLPIVLAHKLAYSLTGARTNRDLPYLMPDGKVQIGVEFKNGRPSGIHSIAVTASQRDVESPPQKRLRDDIVERVIGPSFEDEEIKPSSRTKLFINPDGVFTGGPSHHSGLTGRKNAVDTYGNFSRHSGNALSGKGPMRIDRIGAYAARYAAKNVVAAGLATDCEVALSYSIGITQPVSLQVETFGTGKYSNEDLGEIVRRNFDFRLAGILRHFNLRHLPTAYPEGFYQRIAAYGHFGRTDIDLPWEKTDKAEILKGDL
- a CDS encoding cation-translocating P-type ATPase — encoded protein: MIHPLHTKVPGRARFKVDGLRGSEALKRFLESHLNAHPKLLSASANSVTGNILLQFSADLDFRDAADLLAAFVGHARGKNVSVTSRTLDCSAGECRETERSRTAGLASGIVRSVKDKIREFLPSEEAQPSRPWHTLDAAAVWTILESGEKGISREQAAQRLKLYGPNTLPESQPRSRWDILSGQFLSLPVALLGGAAGIALVTGGLLDALVIAGVTVANAIIGYVTECKAEKTIASLKRIVHPVVSVLREGKPAEVPIEEVVIGDAVVLKPGTYVPADSRIVRATHLSIDESALTGESMPVQKRPDAVILEGVPLAERFNMAYRGTLVTGGEGLAVVVATGAHTEIGRLQILLDETERPETPIERQLRVMGDQLVILCGLICGAVFLIGFLRGYGFLQMLRTGVSLAAAAVPEGLPAAATINFAMGINKMRKHGVLIRHLQAVETLGAIQTLCLDKTGTITLNRIAVTETYAAFEKVHIRKQGPAAETGTVNFQEGSALRKLIEICTLCNETRIAVDPSTGGFELNGSPTEQALIRLAWIAGVDPVQFRQDHALLEITYRSDERLYMTTLHKKPAAGHLLAVKGSPAEVLNLCGRQFMRGEIVPLDEVARSRIEMENERMAGQALRVLGVAYALHDDGIPPEPAENGSLVWLGLVGMADPIRDGVAQLMRVFHRAGIGTIMITGDQSATAYAVAEQLNLNEEGPLGILDSIELVKIDPKLMQALSRKVHVYSRVSPAHKLRIVQALQGAGRVVAMTGDGINDGPALKAADLGIAMGESGTDVAREVADVVLEGDDLRMLVIAIADGRSTYRNIRKSVHFFLSTNLTEIMVMFLAVAAGIGFPLSVMQLLWINVISDIFPGLALSMEPPEQDVMQQAPRDPQAPLFDRNDFKQMVRESAVISAASLGAYGFGILRYGMGIRAASLAFQSLTIGQLLHALSCRSESSHLPGQDKMPANPYLAIALGGSLLLQAMTLFVPPLRNFLGVATLGLADLAVVGGSAVIPLIVNETAKGRKKAEEP